The Microcoleus sp. bin38.metabat.b11b12b14.051 genome segment AATTTCAAGGCAGCTATTTCGGCTAGTTCTGATGTTTGGTGAAAACCTGTGAGAATTTGCGCTAAGGTAAACATCTCTTCTCCATAAAGCAAATCTCGGACTACAGCAAAAGCTGCTGTAGCTTTCTCTGGTTCCTGTTCGTGGAGATACCAGAAACCAGCAGCAGAGGCACGGGCAGGACTATTTAAACGAATTTCTGTTTGAAAACGAGCTTGAATTTGTTGTTTCCAAGGTGCGATGATGAAAAAACTTGCTACTGCTTCTGACTTCATGGTTTCACTGAGGGAAGCTGAGGCAAAATGCACTAACTTCCAATCATAAGGATTTTCTGATAATTGAGAGATACGATAGATAATTTGGTCTCTTGGTGTCTCTGCTAGTACGCGATTTACAGCTTGAATAACAGGGATAAACTGAAGAGTAAATTTTAGTAGTTCGTCAATGTTGTGCAATCCTGTTTCCCAATCCCGCCTCAGCCAATTAGCTATTTGAACAGACAGGTAGGGCAGGGGAAGCGGGGTAATGTGAGGAAATTGTCTATTTTGTTGTTGGCGCTGAAGTAGCGTAAACGGTACAGCGAAAAGCCAATTTTCAGGACGTGCGATCGCCACGCCGATCGCCACGCCGAACGCCACGCCGAACGCCACGCCCAACGCCACGCCCCTCGCCACGCCCCACGCCACGCCCAACGCCACGCCCAACGCCACGCCCGACGCCACGCCACGTCCCACGCCCAAAACTGGCCCTGGCCCGGGGGCCGGACGGAACGGGCAAGCATCTGTCGTGCAGCCATTCCACCCTGACGCCACGCCTGACGCCACGCCCCCCACCACGCCCCCCACCACGCCGAACGCCACGCCCCCCACCACGCTCCGCCAATCGATAGAAACGCCTATTTCCTCCAAAAGTCTACTCAAGCCTATCGGGATAACAATGATTAACATCAAGCCTTGCAAAATTAACTGACGCTGAATGGGATTTTGACGCAACCAATCCCACTTTTCTCGCCAGGTTTTGGTGTCTTCTAAATTAGATTCACCGCCAAAAGTAAACTCATACCGTCGCACAGCTTGAGGAAAGAAAAACACCCAATATAACAATCGCAGGTAATCTAAAGGATTCCACAAAGAAAGAGGGCGCTTCAGTTTTGGAGCTAAATCTAACCGAGGTACGGGGTGATGGTTTTGATTCATAAGTTTTTAGATTACTCGGTAGTCTACAAAAACGAAGATTACTCGGCGGTTGAAACCGCGTCTACACAAACAAAGTCCGCCTTCGCGGACTAAGAGATTGACGGAGTATTTAAGTCGGAGTTAGTATCGTTGTTAATATAACGAGCATAAGTTTGATGGCACAATTGCATCAATTTCTGAGGATAACCGCCACTTTCAGCAATTAAACCCGCAATTTCTTCCTCTGTAAAACAGACTGGTTCGGGAACAGGTGTTAACCAGTCAGCCTGGAGGCGACTTGCAATAAATTTGCGACAGATTTCATCATCCCATCGCTTCAGTGTTTCCTCAATACAAATTCCTTTGAAAGGAGAAGTCATATTTTGGTCTTGACTGTCAGGAAACAGCATATCGAGAGAGGTGCAGGCCGCCACAACTAGACGCAAAGGTGCGTTGCTTCCCTCTGCTAAACCCCGCAATTGCCCGCGTATTTGGTTAGTAAATCCATCCCAGGTCATTTTTTCAACTTCATCTAAAAGCAACAGCAATCGGTGCGATTCTAAAGCTCGTTGCAGTAAAAATCCCTTGACTGTTTCGATACCTATAAAGCTGCACAAAGCACCGTAAAAATCATCTTCGTCGCAAATATTTTGCAAGTTGAGATAAATAGGTTGACGCTGAGGACGAAGTTGAGTTGGTGCTTGTTGGTAAATTGCTTGTAGCAGAGAACTTTTGCCGATCGCCCTTTCGCCCACTATCGCTACACTACTGCCACTATTCAGCGTCTCGAATACCCGCCGAATTTCCCGTTCTCTGCCAAATAAAAATCGCGGGTCGTCTATTTTACCATGCTGGGGAATAAAGGGATTATTGTAGTCGGAATTATCCACTGCGATCGAAGAAACCGGGTTTTTCACCGAATCTGTGGACTGCAACGAAGTATTTTCGTGAAAAAACCCGGTTTCTGGGCCCCCATGCGTAGTTATATTGGGATTTCTAATGTCTTCCCAATCCAATCCTAAAGCCCTGCAAATTGCCACAAAATACTGGTGCTTGACATTTTTTAGGTTGAAAAATTTATTAATTGTTTGTCTATCAATACCATCCGGCTTTTCGCCTTCCACCACAGCGTAACCCGCTAAGTCTTGGCGACTCCAGCTTTTATCTATGCGAGCTCTTTCTGCTTTTTCGATTCCAGCCTCTGATGCTTTGAGCGTTGATTGCGGCATAGCCAAATTACAAATCTTTTCAGTATTATAAGCGATCGCCAACCAAACGCATCCCAAACACATACCAAACTCATAGTAACTGAAACCTATACACAGGCTGAATTTCAAGCTTTGAGGTTTTAAGATTAAAACATATTCAATAAAAGGTAGCAATCATGAAAACTAAATCCAATATCACACCCGCTAAACGGAAATCTACTCAAATGACTCCTAAAAATACTCCTCCTCAAATTCCCCCAGCTTTCCAGCAAGTCTTCTTCAGCGTGATTTGTTTGACTTTACTTTCTGGAGGCGTGTGTGTATCGCTTGGTACTAAAGATAGTCTATCTCCCCAACAACTTCGGATTTTTGAGAGTTGCAATACTACTTGGAATATGGGTGTGGGTGCGATTTTTGGACTTTTGGGTAGTAAAGCTAGCGATTTATTTGGCCCGGATGATGATGAGGATAATGAGTAATCTGTAATCATTTATTTGCCGAAGGCATCGCCCTTCGGCAAAAAGTGCGTGTAGCCAGCCGCAGACATCGCCCTTTCAAACAACCCGAATCGGCCTAAAATAACTGACGTGCTACACTCAGAGTATCGTCAAAGTTACAAACAGAATGCAAACCATTACCATCACCATTCCCGACGAACGTCTTCTCAAGCTACAGGAAACAGCTTCTAGTCTGGGTATCTCACTAGAAGCATTACTACTCATGAGCGCCGAAAGCTTGCTCGCAACACCAGAAATAGCCTTTGAAAACTCTATGGAATACGTCCTCAAAAAGAATGCTGAACTCTACCAAAAACTGGCATAATGCGCTATCTAACTTTAACTGAAGTCTTAGAACTTTATCGCCGCATTATCGAGCAGTCTGGCGGAGTATCTGGTATCGCCAATTTAGGAGCATTAGAGTCAGCTTTAGCTCAGCCGCGCATGACCTTTGGCGGGGAGGAACTTTACCCAACTATCGTAGAAAAAGCTTCCGCTATTGGCTTTGCTTTAATTAAAAATCATCCCTTCTTGGATGGTAACAAACGCATCGGCCACGCAGCAATGGAAGTCTTTTTAGTTTTGAACGGATTTGAAATTTCTGCACCTGTGGATGAGCAAGAACAAATTATTTTACAAGTCGCATCAAGTGCGATCGCCCGCGATGACTTTACTGAGTGGTTGCGCTCTCATATTGTCGATCGCTCGATTTAATACCAATTTTAAACAATTTGGCGATAATCATCTGCTCCTGGTGCATACAATTCTTGTTCAAACTTTTCGATTAATGCAATCACTAACTCATATATCTCATCTTCTTCAGGAGTGCGATCGCGTCGGTGCATTAACTATTCCACAACAGCCAGAGCCTTTTCATTATCCGCTTCAATTATGCCCTTAATTATAACGGGCTGCCTCGCTCACAAAGCCGATCGCACATAATCGCACAAATTCCCGATCGCACTTCCACACCAAAGAAACCGGGTTTTTACCAATTCTACGGGCTGGAACCTGTGGATTTTCGTGAAAAACCCGGTTTCTGGCCACCCGTACATCCAATATTGGGACGATCGCACTTGCGATCGGCCCCAACACACAAATTACGAATCGCGATCGAGCTTCAGCACAGCCATAAAAGCCTCCTGCGGCACATCCACAGTACCCACAGACTTCATCCGCTTCTTACCCTTCGCCTGCTTTTGTAGTAACTTCTTCTTCCGCGAAATATCGCCGCCGTAACACTTCGCCAACACATCCTTCCGCAAAGCCGGAATATGTTCCGAAGCAATCACCTTAGCGCCAATAGTCGCTTGAATCGGCACCTTAAACTGGTGGCGAGGAATCAATTCCTTCAGTTTCTCCGTCAAGCCACGGCCCACATTGTAAGCCTTATCCCGGTGCACGATCATCGCCAAAGCATCAACCGGATCGCCATTAATTAAAATGTCCAATTTCACCAACGGATTTTCGCGATAACCGATGATGTGATACTCCATACTCGCATAACCGCGCGATCGCGATTTCATCTGATCGAAAAAGTCCGTCACCACCTCCGCCAAAGGTAACTCATAAACCAGCGTAGTCCGCCCCTGACTCAGATATTTCATATCCACAAAAATGCCCCGCCGAGTTTGAGATAACTCCATCAGCGCGCCGACATAGGTTTCCGGCGATAGCATTTCTACCCGCACATAAGGTTCCTCAATCTTCTCGCGATACTGAGGATCGGGTAAGTGGCTCGGATTGTCAATTGTTAACACTTCTCCCTTAATTGTTGTGACTTGATAAACCACAGAAGGAGCCGTAACAATCAAATCCAAATTGTATTCTCTTTCCAATCTTTCCTGCACAATTTCCATGTGCAGCAAACCCAAGAAACCGCAGCGGAAACCAAATCCCATCGCACTAGAAGTTTCCGGTTCATAGGAAAGCGCCGCATCGTTAAGTTCCAGTTTTTCCAAAGCTTCCCGCAAGTCTGGAAACTGGTCAGCATCGATCGGGAATAAGCCACAAAAAACCATCGGCTTAGCCTCCGTATAACCAGGCCAAGGCTCCGGTGCAGGCTTTTTGACCAAAGTAATCGTATCGCCAACGCGAGCATCAGCTACCGCCTTAATTGCCGCGCCCAGATAACCAACTTCCCCCGCGTGCAATTCATCTACTTGTACTTGTGTCGGTGACAGGATGCCCAATTCATCAATGACATATTCCTTCCCCGAAACCATCAACAACACGCGATCGCCCTTTTTCACACTTCCGTCCATCACCCGGAAATACACAATTACCCCGCGATAAGCATCGTAATAACTATCAAAAATTAGCGCCCGCAGCGGTTTCTCCACAGTATCCTGCGGCGGCGGCACGAATTCTACGATCGCCTCCAAAATCTCATCAATACCAATTCCTTCCTTAGCAGAAGCCTCGATCGCCCCGCTACAGTCGAGACCGATAATTTCTTCAATTTCCCCTTTTACCCGTTCCGGTTCCGCCCCCGGTAGGTCAATTTTATTTAAAACCGGAATAATTTCCAAATTGTTTCCCAAGGCAAGGTAGACATTTGCCAAGGTTTGTGCTTCCACGCCTTGAGAAGCGTCTACCACCAGCAGCGCACCTTCGCAAGCAGCGAGCGATCGCGAAACCTCGTAAGAGAAGTCCACGTGTCCGGGAGTGTCGATCAGATTCAGCACGTAGTCCTGACCGTCCTTGGCAGTGTAATTCATCCGAGCCGCTTGCAGCTTGATCGTAATGCCACGTTCGCGTTCGAGATCCATGTTGTCTAAAAACTGCTCCTTCATTTCCCGTGCCTTCACAGTCCCAGTCGCCTGCAACAGGCGATCGGCCAAAGTGGATTTTCCGTGGTCGATGTGAGCAATAATCGAAAAATTACGAATGCGAGATACAGGAACGCTTGTCATAAAAACCTATTGGCAAAAGATTGACTTTTGTCGTATTATAAAACTTCATTCAATCTACAGTCATTTATAGACTTAAATAGAATTTAATTTTTTATCTACTTTGGGTTGACAAAGCCATTGTATTTATGCTATATTTCTAGGCAACTATAGCTTAGACGCCCTGCTCAGAAAAACTTTTGTCTCTGTTATTTTACAGAAAACTCTGGAACAGTTGAGAAAAAGCCGATCGGCAGCATCGCTTCTCAAACTTCCAGCCCAGTCCGTCGATTTTCCATTTTTCGATTGGAGATTTGAGACTTCGGCGTCAAACTTCAGCGAGCGCGAGCCTCGCCTCGATTCGGAAGACAAAACAAGGATTTTAGATTTACTGCACAACTTTAGATTGGAGATTTGAGACTTCGGCGTTAGACTTCAGCGAGCGCGAGCGTCGAGTCCCAAGAGAGGAGAACGATTGTAGAGATACTGCACAACAGATAAATCTGGGAGTTCGAGCAGAAGTCTAAAATTTGGGGCCGATGGTGACGATTGTCGGGCGGTTGTATCCATTTTTGGGAGCGAGTTGCTCTACAGAGGCCCATAGCAAACTGAAAAATATTGGTGACGAGTTGGTTGGTAGCGCTTGACAAGCAACACATAATTTGGTCAAATGACGGAAGCGGGACGGTAAGCGTGTAAACAAGTATAGGTTTTCATCCGCTGTGCATCTCTACTAGAGGTACTCAATCACTTCCTTCAAAACAAAAAGGCGTAAATTCCTAGAAGGAATTGAAACTTAAGAATTAAAACTAGGATTTTTTAACTATGAGCGAGTCAAGCATACCATCTCACAGTTCTTCAGAAAAAGTCGAACTATCTATCCATATAGATTCTGAGCTGCTAGACCAAATTAAGCACTTGACAAATGACCCCAGTAAAGTGATTGAAACAGCCATCAAGCAGTGGCTCAGAGGCGATCGCCGCGAAGACGATCAAGCTATGAGTTTGCGCCGCAACCCGCCAGTCCCGCCCCGGGGCGAGTGGAACGACTGAGGCTTTCGTCGCTGCTTGGGTGGCGCGCGAGTTCCGGGTGGGGCGGCGAAAGCCACAGGTTGTTCGGAGTTCCCTGAGCTATCTCCGAACCTCGAAACTCTTTAAGGTGGGGGCAAAAATGCGCCCGCCAGCTCCCGACTCGAGTTGTTCGCAGTCTCAAATAGGGACATAATCTTCAAAGTCGATCGTTAATCTGTTTGTTTAGGCTACTAATTCCTAAATCATAATTTTGATAGGTTAATGCCCCAAAATGGTAAAGAAAAAATGTTTGGAATTTTGAGTTGAAGGGTGAATTTAATAATTAATAAATTTAGAGTTCATCCCTAACTAAAAACCCAATCTGGGCAGCATCAAATAGTTGGGAAATATGAGTAGAGTTGAGTAAATAATATAGTTTTCGTTGGTATCGGAATCAGATTTTTCGGGGTGCACTACGAGCGGAACCATCGCCAGCAGCGTATAGTTCCGCAGTTACCGGATTTGATTGGATAGATTAAATATCGGTAATTTCTTAGTTGATTAATAACTCACAACTTAACGATCGAAGCCCAAAACAATTTTGAGTATTGGTTTTTGCATTAAAAACTCAATAGTCAAAAATCCGAACTACTTTTATCCCCAACTCTGATGGACCATAACACAGATTTTCGGCGGCGATCGAGCCTCGCCTCTACAGCCTTTTTTCAAGAGTTAGGGGCAGAATTAGTATTTACCCAAGACGCAAAGGGTAGATATCTATCTTTTTACTGGCAAAAAGCCGAGCAGTACAACCTCACAGCAGTAGAAATTGTCGATCGCCCCCTGAGCGAAACTCTGCAACCCATCGCCCCTGAGCCTTATCTCGAGATTTTGCGTAGAGCGATCGAAACCCTCGTACCGGAACGGTTCAGCTATCAATTTTGGCGCGCCGGACAATATTTTCTGTTCGATTTGACAGTCACTCCGGCGATCGAGTCAAACGGCCGAGCCACCAAAGTCTTGGTGATGGGAAGGCTGCTGTCTGACAAACCCCCAGAATACTCGCCAGATTCCCCTGAATTCATACCTTACCCTGCTTTAGCATCCCCGTCGGACGCCCGCCAACAAATGCTGTATCCAGCCAGCCGCATCGGTCGAGCGCTCCCTCCGTACTCGGAAATAGATCGCAAAATCATCTCCCAAATCGCTCACAACCTGCACAGAACCCTCGACCTAGACACAATTTGGCAGCAAACAGTTAACAGTTTGGGTCAAGTATTGAACGCCAGCCGCTGCATCATCTGTTCCTACAAAAAAGACAGCGAAAACCTCAAATCCTCCCCGTCGTTGGCCTCAGAAAACCCGCCAAATTTGTCAACCCCAGCAGCCGAATTTCCACACTCAATTGCTAGCGATACGTCGCCTCCCCTGTCATCGGCTCAAATCGAAAATCTCCAATCGAAAACTTTTAAAGTAGTAGCCGAGTACCGCCAAGAACCTTACTCTTCCATGCTCGGATTAGAACTGCGCGCAGCCGAACAGCCAGGGTGGATTCAAACCTTAGCCACCTTAAAACCCGTAGCAGTCGATTACGCCTCCCCCGTCACGGATCTCTTCCAACGCCATTCCGTGCTCGTAGCAGCTACTTCCTACGAAGACCAACCCAATGCCTTGATCTGTTTGCACCGCTGCGGCACTTCCCCTGCATGGAGTCCTGTCGAACTCGAATTCGCCCGCGAGTTAGTCGCTCAAGTCGGCAGCGCGATCGCCCACGCTACACTTTACCAAGAACTAGAAGAGGCCCGCGCCGAAGCCGTAGCTCTTTCCCAGCTTAAAAGTCAATTTCTTGCCAATACTTCCCACGAACTCCGCACCCCCCTCAACGGCATCCTCGGCTTCCTGAAACTGGTTGTAGACGGCATGGCCGATGACCCCGAAGAAGCGCGCCAATTTATCCAAGAAGCTTATAAATCGGCAATACACTTGTTCAACGTGATTAACGATATTTTGGATATCGCTAAAATTGAAGCTGGCAAAATGCAGTTAGACTTAGCACCAGTCAAACTCAGCGAACTGTTGCAGCAAGTAGAGAATTTTACCCAAGTTCAAGCGCAGCAAAAGCAACTGCAATTTCAGATCCAAAAACCCGCCCCCGAAAACGAAATTATTTTGTACGGCAACTACCAACGCCTGTTGCAGGTAATGTTGAACCTGACCGGCAATGCCATTAAATTTACCCAAGAAGGGGGCATTCGCATCAGTGCCGAGGCGATCGAGAAAAAAGTGACATTTCGCGATCGCGAGTTCCCCGGAATCGTGAAAATCCGAGTCGCCGATACAGGAATTGGCGTTTCTCTCGACAAGCAAGACAAATTATTTGAGTCATTTTTTCAGGTAGACGGCGCTCGTACCAGGCAATACGGCGGCACCGGTTTGGGATTGGCTATTTCTCAAAAACTCGTAGAAGCAATGGGCGGTACGGTAAATTTTTACAGCATGGGTGAAGGACTCGGCTCAACTGTTACTTTTACTGTACCGCTGTATCAAAAACCACTCTTTAAAAAATAAACTGCGCTAATTGGTAATTGGTAATTGGTCATCCGGACGTTGCAGCAATCAGGAATCTGGAATGACTAACAACCACAAACCCAGCCACAATACCGCATCAGGAAAAAAATAGCTATAGGGCAATACGGTTCACTTAAAATTATCCTTGGAGATGAACGCTATACATGAATGCGATCTGCGATCAAAGCCATCTCCTTGTCAATTTTTCTATTGTTTTCCCTGTTGTCATCTCCTAGCGCGACTTGAAAAGGTCGTTTAGTCCGAGGAGCCTACTCGTCTAAGGGATTCACACCCCTTACCCTCACGTAAAGAACTCCATTTAGAGTTCGGTCACGCCCAAGTAAGTAATGAAAACGGCGGAGTGCAGACCACGAAAGTAATCGATACTGGAAGCCTAATCTGGTATAGAGGCAAGAGGGAGTTCTCACACGATGAATATAAATGAATTGTCGTTTTAAACTACGTCATGGCTCCCGGGAGCCAAATCAGGCTGATAGGCTCTAACCAAAAGGTACACGGGCAGATTCAATGTTTAATTGTCATTGAATCGTGTGAATATAAATCCCGTCGTAGAATAGACAGCATCTAAATGAGGACAGATAACTAAACGATACAACAAGGTAAACCCTACAGAGTCTAAGAGAGGTCGAATACTCTTAGTAAGTCCGAGGCAACAAAGACAGAACTCTCTGGAGGGTAGAGGATGGATGATCAAGCGAATGCTAGCTTGTAATGAGTTAGATAGAGGTTCCAAATTTGCCTCTGACCGAAAGGAATAGCAGACTTCATCTGGGTCTTATACGAAAGACAAATGTTAAAGAAACTAAATCTGAGGACAAGTTAGATGGAGACAGTAATGTCTACAAACCGACTAAGGAAACAACTAAAAGACTGGAGCCATA includes the following:
- a CDS encoding AAA family ATPase — protein: MKFSLCIGFSYYEFGMCLGCVWLAIAYNTEKICNLAMPQSTLKASEAGIEKAERARIDKSWSRQDLAGYAVVEGEKPDGIDRQTINKFFNLKNVKHQYFVAICRALGLDWEDIRNPNITTHGGPETGFFHENTSLQSTDSVKNPVSSIAVDNSDYNNPFIPQHGKIDDPRFLFGREREIRRVFETLNSGSSVAIVGERAIGKSSLLQAIYQQAPTQLRPQRQPIYLNLQNICDEDDFYGALCSFIGIETVKGFLLQRALESHRLLLLLDEVEKMTWDGFTNQIRGQLRGLAEGSNAPLRLVVAACTSLDMLFPDSQDQNMTSPFKGICIEETLKRWDDEICRKFIASRLQADWLTPVPEPVCFTEEEIAGLIAESGGYPQKLMQLCHQTYARYINNDTNSDLNTPSIS
- a CDS encoding GAF domain-containing sensor histidine kinase, whose amino-acid sequence is MDHNTDFRRRSSLASTAFFQELGAELVFTQDAKGRYLSFYWQKAEQYNLTAVEIVDRPLSETLQPIAPEPYLEILRRAIETLVPERFSYQFWRAGQYFLFDLTVTPAIESNGRATKVLVMGRLLSDKPPEYSPDSPEFIPYPALASPSDARQQMLYPASRIGRALPPYSEIDRKIISQIAHNLHRTLDLDTIWQQTVNSLGQVLNASRCIICSYKKDSENLKSSPSLASENPPNLSTPAAEFPHSIASDTSPPLSSAQIENLQSKTFKVVAEYRQEPYSSMLGLELRAAEQPGWIQTLATLKPVAVDYASPVTDLFQRHSVLVAATSYEDQPNALICLHRCGTSPAWSPVELEFARELVAQVGSAIAHATLYQELEEARAEAVALSQLKSQFLANTSHELRTPLNGILGFLKLVVDGMADDPEEARQFIQEAYKSAIHLFNVINDILDIAKIEAGKMQLDLAPVKLSELLQQVENFTQVQAQQKQLQFQIQKPAPENEIILYGNYQRLLQVMLNLTGNAIKFTQEGGIRISAEAIEKKVTFRDREFPGIVKIRVADTGIGVSLDKQDKLFESFFQVDGARTRQYGGTGLGLAISQKLVEAMGGTVNFYSMGEGLGSTVTFTVPLYQKPLFKK
- a CDS encoding type II toxin-antitoxin system death-on-curing family toxin, which encodes MRYLTLTEVLELYRRIIEQSGGVSGIANLGALESALAQPRMTFGGEELYPTIVEKASAIGFALIKNHPFLDGNKRIGHAAMEVFLVLNGFEISAPVDEQEQIILQVASSAIARDDFTEWLRSHIVDRSI
- the lepA gene encoding translation elongation factor 4 gives rise to the protein MTSVPVSRIRNFSIIAHIDHGKSTLADRLLQATGTVKAREMKEQFLDNMDLERERGITIKLQAARMNYTAKDGQDYVLNLIDTPGHVDFSYEVSRSLAACEGALLVVDASQGVEAQTLANVYLALGNNLEIIPVLNKIDLPGAEPERVKGEIEEIIGLDCSGAIEASAKEGIGIDEILEAIVEFVPPPQDTVEKPLRALIFDSYYDAYRGVIVYFRVMDGSVKKGDRVLLMVSGKEYVIDELGILSPTQVQVDELHAGEVGYLGAAIKAVADARVGDTITLVKKPAPEPWPGYTEAKPMVFCGLFPIDADQFPDLREALEKLELNDAALSYEPETSSAMGFGFRCGFLGLLHMEIVQERLEREYNLDLIVTAPSVVYQVTTIKGEVLTIDNPSHLPDPQYREKIEEPYVRVEMLSPETYVGALMELSQTRRGIFVDMKYLSQGRTTLVYELPLAEVVTDFFDQMKSRSRGYASMEYHIIGYRENPLVKLDILINGDPVDALAMIVHRDKAYNVGRGLTEKLKELIPRHQFKVPIQATIGAKVIASEHIPALRKDVLAKCYGGDISRKKKLLQKQAKGKKRMKSVGTVDVPQEAFMAVLKLDRDS
- a CDS encoding DNA-binding protein is translated as MQTITITIPDERLLKLQETASSLGISLEALLLMSAESLLATPEIAFENSMEYVLKKNAELYQKLA
- a CDS encoding type II toxin-antitoxin system CcdA family antitoxin, whose amino-acid sequence is MSESSIPSHSSSEKVELSIHIDSELLDQIKHLTNDPSKVIETAIKQWLRGDRREDDQAMSLRRNPPVPPRGEWND